The proteins below are encoded in one region of Streptomyces roseirectus:
- a CDS encoding aldehyde dehydrogenase family protein yields MTSTHAFWLAGRAATGTDTFDVTSPWDGRLVGKASVPTDAQVEEAVAAAYAVRDEFAATPAHVRAAALDHVSKRLGERAEEIAQLISAENGKPLKWARGEVGRAVSVFRFAAEEARRFNGGEAQRLDTDAGGQGRLALTRRFPKGVVLGIAPFNFPLNLCAHKVAPAIAAGAPIILKPAPATPLSGLIIGELLAETDLPAGSWSILPVSNDRMPALVQDERLPVISFTGSEKVGYAIMDSVPRKHCTLELGGNGAAVVLADWASDADLDWAATRIATFSNYQGGQSCISVQRVIVDAAVYDRLLPRIVAAVEAQVTGDPSDATTDVGPLVSEDAARRVESWVDEAVAAGAALLTGGKRDAASYAPTVLTDVPGDTTLAREEVFGPVLTIQKTDGEAAAFAAVNSSKYGLQAGVFTHDVQAAFRAHRSLEVGGVIIGDVPSYRADQMPYGGAKLSGVGREGVRFAMEDYTYERVLVLTGLAL; encoded by the coding sequence ATGACTTCCACCCACGCCTTCTGGCTGGCCGGCCGCGCGGCGACCGGCACGGACACCTTCGACGTGACGTCCCCCTGGGACGGCCGGCTCGTGGGGAAGGCGAGCGTGCCGACCGACGCGCAGGTCGAGGAGGCCGTGGCCGCCGCGTACGCCGTGCGGGACGAGTTCGCCGCGACCCCCGCGCACGTGCGCGCCGCCGCGCTCGACCACGTCAGCAAGCGGCTCGGCGAGCGGGCCGAGGAGATCGCCCAGCTCATCTCCGCCGAGAACGGCAAGCCGCTCAAGTGGGCGCGCGGCGAGGTCGGTCGCGCGGTCTCCGTGTTCCGGTTCGCCGCCGAGGAGGCCCGGCGGTTCAACGGCGGCGAGGCGCAGCGGCTCGACACGGACGCGGGCGGGCAGGGCCGGCTCGCGCTGACCCGGCGCTTCCCCAAGGGCGTCGTCCTCGGCATCGCGCCGTTCAACTTCCCGCTGAACCTGTGCGCGCACAAGGTCGCGCCGGCGATCGCGGCGGGCGCGCCGATCATCCTGAAGCCGGCCCCGGCGACCCCGCTGTCCGGTCTGATCATCGGCGAACTCCTCGCCGAGACCGACCTGCCGGCCGGTTCCTGGTCGATCCTGCCGGTCTCCAACGACCGCATGCCCGCCCTCGTCCAGGACGAGCGGCTGCCCGTCATCTCCTTCACCGGCTCCGAGAAGGTCGGCTACGCGATCATGGACTCGGTGCCGCGCAAGCACTGCACGCTGGAGCTGGGCGGCAACGGCGCGGCGGTCGTCCTCGCGGACTGGGCCTCCGACGCCGACCTCGACTGGGCCGCGACCCGCATCGCCACCTTCTCCAACTACCAGGGCGGGCAGTCCTGCATCTCCGTCCAGCGGGTCATCGTCGACGCCGCCGTGTACGACCGCCTCCTCCCGCGCATCGTCGCGGCGGTCGAGGCACAGGTCACGGGCGACCCGTCCGACGCGACGACCGACGTCGGCCCCCTGGTCAGCGAGGACGCCGCACGGCGCGTCGAGTCCTGGGTGGACGAGGCGGTCGCGGCCGGCGCCGCGCTGCTGACGGGCGGCAAGCGGGACGCCGCGTCGTACGCGCCGACGGTCCTGACGGACGTCCCCGGCGACACGACGCTCGCCCGCGAGGAGGTCTTCGGCCCCGTCCTCACGATCCAGAAGACCGACGGCGAGGCCGCCGCCTTCGCCGCCGTCAACTCCTCCAAGTACGGCCTCCAGGCCGGCGTCTTCACCCACGACGTCCAGGCCGCCTTCCGCGCCCACCGCTCCCTCGAAGTCGGCGGCGTGATCATCGGCGACGTCCCCTCCTACCGCGCCGACCAGATGCCGTACGGCGGCGCGAAGCTCTCCGGGGTGGGCCGCGAAGGCGTGCGGTTCGCCATGGAGGACTACACGTACGAACGCGTCCTGGTCCTGACGGGCCTGGCCCTGTAA
- a CDS encoding phosphatase PAP2 family protein produces the protein MSISARLLAVPAALLALFTWQVVAGGPLLRWDERLSGALRHPDRFSELLSDLGNVPVALPVLLVVAAYVAWSGRRAGERRWWGPAAAALAAMALVPLTVVPLKIWTDRPGTPAVPPATGYFPSGHTATAMIAYGGAVLVLLPWLGSARGRRTAVGVAVVLVAAVSYGLVRRGYHWPLDVVASWCLGVVLLGALRLVTVRIGAPKRSAAAVQSDV, from the coding sequence ATGTCGATCAGCGCCCGACTCCTCGCCGTCCCCGCCGCCCTGCTGGCCCTGTTCACCTGGCAGGTCGTGGCCGGCGGCCCGCTCCTGCGCTGGGACGAGCGGCTGAGCGGCGCCCTGCGCCACCCCGACCGGTTCTCCGAACTCCTCTCGGATCTCGGGAACGTTCCGGTGGCGCTGCCCGTTCTGCTGGTAGTCGCCGCTTACGTGGCCTGGTCGGGGCGCCGGGCGGGTGAGCGGCGGTGGTGGGGGCCGGCCGCCGCGGCCCTCGCGGCGATGGCGCTGGTCCCGCTGACCGTCGTCCCGCTGAAGATCTGGACCGACCGCCCGGGCACCCCGGCCGTCCCACCGGCCACGGGGTACTTCCCTTCGGGACACACGGCGACGGCGATGATCGCGTACGGCGGGGCGGTCCTGGTGCTGCTGCCGTGGCTGGGGTCGGCGCGCGGGCGGCGCACGGCCGTCGGGGTGGCCGTCGTGCTGGTGGCGGCCGTGTCGTACGGGCTCGTCCGGCGGGGCTACCACTGGCCGCTGGACGTGGTGGCGAGCTGGTGTCTCGGGGTGGTGCTGCTGGGGGCGTTGCGGCTGGTGACCGTACGGATCGGCGCGCCAAAGCGGAGTGCGGCGGCCGTGCAGTCGGACGTGTAG
- a CDS encoding alpha/beta fold hydrolase — MHRYVDVTPTTRLWTEEHGAPDAPPLLLVMGAQASGLGWPDPFVELLAARHRVIRYDHRDTGRSTWAFDEHPYPITALAEDAVAVLDAYGIERAHVVGLSLGGMLTQLLLADHPERLLSATVMGAGALSETPYEGGELPGIDPKVLELWGRPVPDDLTLEQELDRRVEHWRVLHGDLLPFDPAYARALEAAIIEHTGHHRVNTAHGRADSDGMLRTRQLAENTVPTLVTDAPAEPVFPPPHPRHLVQVIKGARLVEIPGMGHALPPEVWEPLTKAILEHTAS; from the coding sequence ATGCACCGCTACGTCGACGTCACCCCCACCACCCGCCTCTGGACCGAGGAACACGGCGCCCCTGACGCGCCCCCGCTCCTGCTCGTCATGGGCGCCCAGGCGTCCGGCCTCGGCTGGCCCGACCCCTTCGTCGAACTCCTCGCCGCCCGCCACCGCGTCATCCGCTACGACCACCGCGACACCGGCCGCTCCACCTGGGCGTTCGACGAGCATCCGTACCCGATCACCGCGCTCGCCGAGGACGCCGTCGCCGTCCTGGACGCGTACGGGATCGAGCGGGCGCACGTCGTCGGGCTCTCGCTGGGCGGCATGCTGACGCAGCTCCTGCTCGCCGACCACCCGGAGCGGCTGCTCAGCGCGACGGTGATGGGCGCCGGCGCGCTCAGCGAAACCCCCTACGAGGGGGGCGAGCTGCCCGGCATCGATCCGAAGGTGCTGGAGCTGTGGGGCAGACCGGTGCCCGACGACCTCACCCTGGAGCAGGAGCTGGACCGGCGCGTCGAGCACTGGCGCGTACTGCACGGCGACCTGCTGCCGTTCGACCCCGCGTACGCCCGCGCGCTGGAGGCGGCGATCATCGAGCACACCGGGCACCACCGGGTGAACACCGCGCACGGCAGGGCGGACAGCGACGGCATGCTCCGCACCCGGCAGCTCGCCGAGAACACCGTCCCGACGCTCGTCACCGACGCCCCCGCCGAACCGGTGTTCCCGCCGCCGCACCCCCGGCACCTCGTCCAGGTGATCAAGGGGGCGCGGCTGGTGGAGATCCCGGGCATGGGGCACGCGCTCCCGCCCGAGGTGTGGGAGCCACTGACGAAGGCGATCCTGGAACACACGGCTTCCTGA
- the gabT gene encoding 4-aminobutyrate--2-oxoglutarate transaminase, whose product MTDLPQERRIVTAIPGPKSQELQARRLAAVAQGVGSVLPVFTARAGGGIVEDVDGNRLIDFGSGIAVTSVGASAEAVVRRASAQLADFTHTCFMVTPYEGYVEVAEALAELTPGDHAKKSALFNSGAEAVENAVKIARAYTKRQAVVVFDHGYHGRTNLTMALTAKNMPYKHGFGPFAPEVYRVPVAYGYRWPTGPENAGPEAAAQAIDQISKQVGADNVAAIIIEPVLGEGGFIEPARGFLPALSEFAAANGIVFVADEIQSGFCRTGQWFACEDEGIVPDLITTAKGIAGGLPLAAVTGRAEIMDAAHAGGLGGTYGGNPVACAGALGSIETMKELDLNARAKAIEATMKARLLAMADKFDVIGDVRGRGAMIAIELVKDRATKEPNPEATAALAKACHQEGLLVLTCGTYGNVLRFLPPLVIGDALLNEGLDIIEGALAGV is encoded by the coding sequence ATGACCGACCTTCCGCAGGAGCGCCGGATCGTCACCGCCATCCCCGGACCCAAGTCGCAGGAGCTTCAGGCCCGTCGCCTCGCGGCCGTCGCGCAGGGCGTCGGCTCGGTGCTGCCGGTGTTCACCGCGCGCGCGGGCGGCGGGATCGTCGAGGACGTCGACGGCAACCGGCTGATCGACTTCGGCTCCGGCATCGCGGTGACCAGCGTGGGCGCGTCCGCCGAGGCCGTCGTCCGGCGCGCGAGCGCGCAGCTCGCGGACTTCACGCACACGTGCTTCATGGTCACGCCGTACGAGGGGTACGTCGAGGTCGCGGAGGCGCTGGCCGAGCTGACGCCCGGTGACCACGCGAAGAAGAGCGCGCTGTTCAACTCGGGCGCCGAGGCCGTCGAGAACGCCGTGAAGATCGCGCGCGCGTACACGAAGCGCCAGGCCGTCGTCGTCTTCGACCACGGCTACCACGGCCGGACCAACCTGACGATGGCTCTGACGGCCAAGAACATGCCCTACAAGCACGGTTTCGGGCCCTTCGCGCCCGAGGTGTACCGCGTGCCCGTCGCGTACGGCTACCGCTGGCCCACCGGCCCCGAGAACGCGGGCCCCGAGGCCGCCGCGCAGGCCATCGACCAGATCTCCAAGCAGGTCGGCGCTGACAACGTGGCCGCGATCATCATCGAGCCGGTGCTCGGCGAGGGCGGCTTCATCGAGCCCGCGCGCGGGTTCCTGCCGGCGCTGAGCGAGTTCGCCGCCGCCAACGGCATCGTCTTCGTCGCGGACGAGATCCAGTCCGGCTTCTGCCGCACCGGCCAGTGGTTCGCCTGCGAGGACGAGGGCATCGTCCCGGACCTCATCACCACCGCGAAGGGCATCGCCGGCGGCCTCCCGCTCGCCGCCGTCACCGGCCGCGCCGAGATCATGGACGCCGCGCACGCGGGCGGCCTCGGCGGCACCTACGGCGGCAACCCGGTCGCCTGCGCGGGCGCGCTGGGTTCCATCGAGACGATGAAGGAGCTGGACCTCAACGCCCGCGCGAAGGCGATCGAGGCGACGATGAAGGCGCGGCTGCTGGCGATGGCCGACAAGTTCGACGTCATCGGCGACGTGCGCGGGCGCGGCGCGATGATCGCGATCGAGCTGGTCAAGGACCGCGCGACCAAGGAGCCGAACCCCGAGGCGACGGCGGCGCTCGCCAAGGCGTGCCACCAGGAGGGGCTGCTGGTCCTGACCTGTGGCACGTACGGGAACGTCCTGCGGTTCCTGCCGCCGCTGGTGATCGGGGACGCGCTGCTGAACGAAGGGCTCGACATCATCGAGGGCGCGCTCGCGGGCGTCTGA
- a CDS encoding ATP/GTP-binding protein, with protein sequence MNSDGTQDARGTHASPVPRPAGPPEGAGVPPRPVHAPGAYDVKGAPGTAVSAVSAWLDTPRPEARPGIWRFGFRPPKDSSRESERLAPVTVVGLLIPLVVALILWSLWRRGSFPYQFTVLRLFTPDDWWWGGTLASAKTVEGAEARIVYDGLFFAALVCTMGRLGSWPDVVRHFIGRRPQPARALCALLAALVTLSFVFPDAFPLVGWDALPVVDPLFSLIVLISGSYELFTSVLFTDSLYAVITALVVWPFARVGGWWPYAKELLAARRGDAPAQAVVERPRAQWPALRDAGQGEAADLLTGEVAAGRMNDVDCARVEHAFVTARTGASLGAFRETVLRQGGAAWTHPSGARDLPRRAARHDLLAGQVRIGRWVSGERAPLPYRDAGAALGAEVLGTSLLAVGPSGSGKTRTLIEPVTEALALRALTGACAVVAVSSAGAPLGSDDAFDVVLRIGDPASVHDLDPYAESDDADEAAAVLAEALVGDLDVPQAATALAQLLGPYRAAYGRFPAFPVLRELLEGTAALEALRDALAGNEVMRRELEARIRQTGTAGDVAGRALADRLALLNRPVFAEFFGGRGGEGRHRAFSLRALAHHPLRVRVDLPERGHEEAGRILTRLVLAQFHAVVRDGRRAHFACLVLDDATGTVTPESVRHIQRLRSRNAGVVLALRTVGDVPESLHGPLYGAVGCRMAYAGVTTWDGNRFAQTWGTEWIETTEVAKHTVFADQPMTRAIHALRKLVTGKAVTTDAVTVRQVERERWSASQLAHEVPPGHAVLSLTTVTGEHAPPMLVDLRG encoded by the coding sequence ATGAACAGCGACGGGACGCAGGACGCACGCGGTACGCATGCGAGCCCTGTGCCGCGCCCGGCGGGCCCCCCGGAGGGCGCGGGGGTGCCGCCGAGGCCGGTCCACGCGCCGGGCGCGTACGACGTCAAGGGTGCCCCCGGGACGGCCGTGAGCGCCGTCTCCGCGTGGCTGGACACGCCCCGCCCCGAGGCCCGTCCCGGCATCTGGCGGTTCGGGTTCCGGCCGCCCAAGGACAGCTCCCGGGAGAGCGAACGCCTCGCCCCCGTCACCGTCGTCGGCCTGCTCATCCCCCTGGTCGTCGCGCTGATCCTGTGGTCGCTGTGGCGGCGCGGCTCGTTCCCCTACCAGTTCACCGTGCTGCGGCTGTTCACGCCGGACGACTGGTGGTGGGGCGGGACGCTGGCGTCCGCGAAGACCGTGGAGGGCGCGGAGGCGCGGATCGTGTACGACGGGCTGTTCTTCGCCGCCCTCGTGTGCACGATGGGCCGGCTGGGCAGCTGGCCGGACGTCGTGCGGCACTTCATCGGGCGCCGGCCGCAGCCCGCGCGCGCGTTGTGCGCGCTGCTGGCCGCGCTGGTGACGCTCAGCTTCGTCTTCCCGGACGCGTTCCCGCTGGTCGGCTGGGACGCGCTGCCCGTCGTGGACCCGCTGTTCTCGCTGATCGTGCTGATCTCCGGGAGCTACGAGCTGTTCACGTCCGTCCTGTTCACCGACTCCCTGTACGCGGTGATCACGGCGCTGGTGGTGTGGCCGTTCGCGCGCGTGGGGGGCTGGTGGCCGTACGCGAAGGAGCTGCTGGCCGCGCGCAGGGGCGACGCTCCGGCGCAGGCCGTCGTCGAGCGCCCGCGCGCGCAGTGGCCCGCCCTGCGGGACGCCGGGCAGGGCGAGGCGGCCGACCTGCTCACCGGGGAGGTCGCGGCGGGGCGGATGAACGACGTCGACTGCGCGCGCGTGGAGCACGCGTTCGTGACGGCGCGTACGGGGGCGTCGCTCGGGGCGTTCCGGGAGACGGTGCTGCGGCAGGGGGGTGCCGCGTGGACGCATCCGTCGGGCGCGCGTGATCTGCCCCGGCGGGCCGCGCGGCACGACCTGCTCGCCGGGCAGGTGCGGATCGGGCGGTGGGTGTCCGGCGAGCGGGCGCCGCTGCCCTACCGGGACGCGGGCGCGGCGCTCGGCGCCGAGGTGCTGGGGACCTCGCTGCTTGCGGTCGGCCCCTCGGGGTCGGGCAAGACGCGCACGCTGATCGAGCCGGTGACCGAGGCGCTGGCCCTGCGGGCGCTGACGGGCGCGTGCGCGGTGGTCGCCGTGTCGTCCGCGGGCGCGCCGCTCGGTTCGGACGACGCCTTCGACGTCGTCCTCCGCATCGGTGACCCGGCTTCCGTGCACGACCTCGATCCGTACGCCGAGTCCGACGACGCCGACGAGGCCGCCGCGGTCCTCGCGGAGGCCCTGGTGGGCGATCTGGACGTCCCGCAGGCCGCCACCGCCCTCGCACAGCTCCTGGGCCCCTACAGGGCCGCGTACGGCCGTTTCCCGGCCTTTCCCGTCCTGCGCGAGCTGCTGGAGGGGACGGCGGCCCTGGAGGCCCTGCGGGACGCGCTCGCCGGGAACGAGGTCATGCGCCGCGAGCTGGAGGCACGGATCCGGCAGACGGGGACCGCCGGGGACGTCGCCGGGCGGGCGCTGGCGGACCGGCTGGCACTGCTGAACCGGCCGGTGTTCGCGGAGTTCTTCGGGGGCAGGGGCGGGGAAGGCAGGCATCGCGCGTTCTCCCTGCGCGCCCTCGCGCATCACCCCCTGCGCGTGCGCGTCGACCTCCCCGAACGCGGTCACGAAGAGGCCGGGCGGATCCTCACGCGCCTGGTCCTCGCCCAGTTCCACGCGGTCGTCCGGGACGGCCGGCGCGCCCACTTCGCCTGCCTCGTCCTCGACGACGCGACCGGGACGGTCACCCCCGAGTCCGTGCGGCACATCCAGCGCCTGCGCTCGCGCAACGCGGGCGTCGTGCTCGCCCTGCGCACCGTCGGCGACGTCCCCGAGTCCCTGCACGGGCCCCTCTACGGGGCCGTCGGATGCCGTATGGCGTACGCGGGCGTCACCACCTGGGACGGCAACCGGTTCGCCCAGACCTGGGGCACCGAGTGGATCGAGACCACCGAGGTCGCCAAGCACACCGTCTTCGCCGACCAGCCCATGACCCGCGCCATCCACGCCCTCCGCAAACTCGTCACCGGCAAGGCCGTCACCACCGACGCGGTCACCGTCCGCCAAGTCGAACGCGAACGCTGGTCGGCCTCCCAACTGGCCCACGAGGTACCTCCCGGCCACGCGGTCCTGTCCCTGACCACCGTGACCGGCGAACACGCCCCACCGATGCTGGTGGACCTGCGGGGGTGA
- a CDS encoding PucR family transcriptional regulator has translation MPPTLASLVHHSALKLVVRAGEGRLGVPVRWAHVSELPNPVEYMEGGELLLITALKLDAESPAAMRRYVRRLVEAGVVGLGFAVGVNYEEVPDALVEAAREEDLPLLEVPRRTPFIAITKAVSAALAADQYRAVTDGFAAQRELTRQTLAAGPEGLLAALAAQVDGWAALYDASGTVVAAAPEWAWRRAARLTTDVARLRERPAPASSVIDGEDRVELHSLGTGRRPRAALAVGTAAAPGTADRYAVHSAVALLTLTTERSRALHAAEQRIGTAVLRMLLAGEPDHARAVSGDLYEGLLDAPFRVIVAEPGPGARVPADGTPTARTPHDPPSPARGPLDTAPGASPHVRVPHDSPPPPPAPDDALLEHFAEALESAAARAGEPVLIVPEDGRLVVLVVDDGAALAETVEYAAEVETDRTAEGHDLLIGLSGPAGPSTAAVGRKQAEQALSVARRRGRAFVEHDRLASGSVLPLLADDAVKAFAEGLLRALYEHDATGRGDLVASLRAWLSRHGQWDSAAADLGVHRHTLRYRMRRVEEILGRSLDDPDVRMELWLALKATS, from the coding sequence ATGCCACCCACCCTCGCCTCGCTCGTCCATCACTCGGCGCTGAAGCTCGTCGTACGCGCGGGGGAGGGGCGGTTGGGGGTGCCGGTGCGGTGGGCGCATGTGAGTGAGCTGCCGAACCCGGTGGAGTACATGGAGGGCGGGGAGCTGCTGCTGATCACGGCGTTGAAGCTGGACGCGGAGAGCCCGGCGGCGATGCGGAGGTACGTGCGGCGGCTGGTGGAGGCGGGGGTGGTGGGCCTGGGCTTCGCGGTGGGCGTCAACTACGAGGAGGTCCCGGACGCGCTGGTCGAGGCGGCCCGCGAGGAGGACCTGCCGTTGCTCGAAGTCCCGCGCAGGACCCCGTTCATCGCGATCACCAAGGCCGTCTCGGCGGCGCTCGCGGCGGACCAGTACCGCGCGGTGACGGACGGCTTCGCGGCGCAGCGCGAACTGACCCGGCAGACCCTCGCGGCGGGCCCCGAGGGCCTGCTCGCGGCCCTGGCGGCGCAGGTGGACGGCTGGGCGGCGCTGTACGACGCGTCGGGGACGGTCGTGGCGGCGGCCCCGGAGTGGGCGTGGCGCAGAGCGGCCCGCCTGACGACGGACGTCGCCCGCCTGCGCGAGCGCCCCGCGCCGGCGTCGTCGGTGATCGACGGCGAGGACCGCGTGGAGCTGCACTCCCTGGGCACGGGCCGTCGCCCGCGCGCGGCACTCGCCGTCGGCACGGCCGCCGCGCCGGGCACGGCCGACCGGTACGCCGTCCACTCGGCCGTCGCCCTCCTGACGCTGACGACGGAACGCTCCCGCGCCCTGCACGCGGCCGAGCAGCGCATCGGCACGGCGGTGCTGCGCATGCTGCTGGCCGGCGAACCGGACCACGCGCGCGCGGTCTCCGGCGACCTGTACGAGGGTCTGCTGGACGCCCCGTTCCGGGTGATCGTCGCGGAACCGGGCCCCGGCGCACGCGTACCGGCCGACGGGACCCCTACTGCACGCACGCCACACGACCCGCCCTCCCCCGCGCGTGGCCCTCTCGACACCGCCCCCGGCGCAAGCCCCCACGTACGCGTGCCGCACGACTCGCCCCCTCCCCCGCCCGCCCCCGACGACGCCCTCCTGGAGCACTTCGCCGAAGCCCTGGAGTCCGCTGCGGCCCGCGCGGGCGAGCCCGTGCTGATCGTCCCGGAGGACGGCCGTCTGGTCGTTCTGGTGGTCGACGACGGCGCGGCGCTGGCGGAGACGGTGGAGTACGCGGCGGAGGTGGAGACGGACCGCACGGCGGAGGGCCACGACCTGCTGATCGGCCTGTCGGGGCCGGCGGGCCCGAGCACGGCGGCGGTCGGCCGCAAGCAGGCCGAGCAGGCGCTGTCGGTGGCCCGGCGCCGGGGCAGGGCGTTCGTGGAGCACGACCGGCTGGCGTCCGGCTCGGTGCTCCCGCTCCTGGCGGACGACGCGGTGAAGGCGTTCGCGGAGGGCCTGCTGAGGGCCCTGTACGAGCACGACGCGACGGGCAGGGGCGATCTGGTCGCCTCGCTGCGGGCGTGGCTGTCGCGGCACGGCCAGTGGGACTCGGCCGCCGCGGACCTGGGCGTGCACCGGCACACCCTGCGCTACCGGATGCGCCGGGTCGAGGAGATCCTGGGCCGCTCGCTGGACGACCCGGACGTGCGGATGGAGCTGTGGCTCGCCCTGAAGGCGACGTCGTAG
- a CDS encoding ABC transporter permease, producing the protein MSWLKRHFVVIAGLCTLAYLLLPNVVVTVFSFNKPKGRFNYEWRNFSLDAWKDPCGVAGMCGSLSVSLQIAFWATLGATVLGTMIAFALVRYRFRARGAVNSLIFLPMAMPEVVMAASLLTLFLNMGAQLGFWTILIAHVMFCLSFVVTAVKARVLSMDPRLEEAARDLYAGPVQTFLRVTLPIAAPGIAAGALLAFALSFDDFIITNFNSGSTVTFPMFVWGSAQRGTPVQINVIGTAMFLVAVLLVLISMLVGKRRNRQKA; encoded by the coding sequence ATGTCCTGGCTCAAGCGCCATTTCGTCGTCATCGCCGGATTGTGCACACTCGCTTATCTGCTGCTGCCCAACGTGGTCGTCACGGTCTTCTCCTTCAACAAACCGAAAGGCCGCTTCAATTACGAGTGGCGGAATTTCTCCCTCGACGCCTGGAAAGACCCCTGCGGCGTCGCCGGAATGTGCGGATCGCTCTCGGTCAGCCTCCAGATCGCGTTCTGGGCGACCCTCGGCGCGACCGTGCTCGGCACGATGATCGCCTTCGCGCTGGTCCGCTACCGCTTCCGCGCGCGCGGCGCCGTCAACTCGTTGATCTTCCTGCCGATGGCGATGCCCGAGGTCGTCATGGCGGCCTCGCTGCTCACCCTGTTCCTCAACATGGGTGCCCAGCTGGGCTTCTGGACGATCCTCATCGCCCACGTCATGTTCTGCCTCAGCTTCGTCGTGACGGCCGTCAAAGCGCGCGTCCTGTCGATGGACCCGCGCCTCGAAGAAGCCGCCCGCGACCTCTACGCCGGACCCGTGCAGACATTCCTGCGCGTCACCCTGCCCATCGCCGCCCCCGGAATCGCCGCCGGCGCGCTCCTCGCCTTCGCGCTCTCCTTCGACGATTTCATCATCACCAATTTCAACTCCGGTTCCACCGTCACCTTCCCGATGTTCGTCTGGGGCTCCGCGCAGCGCGGCACGCCCGTGCAGATCAACGTCATCGGCACGGCGATGTTCCTCGTCGCCGTCCTGCTGGTGCTGATCTCGATGCTCGTCGGAAAACGCCGCAACCGGCAAAAGGCGTAG
- a CDS encoding ABC transporter permease, with protein MAATLAEPEAPAPAPARVRRRGRWTPYWLLLPGLLWLLVFFALPMVYQASTSVQTGSLEEGYRVTWHFATYWDALQEYWPQFLRSVLYAAAATALCLVLGYPLAYLIAFRAGRWRALIMILVIAPFFTSFLIRTLAWKTILSDGGPVVGALGALHVLDVTSWLGWTAGDRVLATPLAVVCGLTYNFLPFMILPLYTSLERIDGRLHEAAGDLYARPWTTFRKVTFPLSMPGVVSGTLLTFIPASGDYVNAELLGSTDTRMIGNVIQTQFLRVLDYPTAAALSFLLMAAILLMVTFYIRRSGTEDLV; from the coding sequence ATGGCGGCCACCCTCGCCGAGCCGGAAGCACCCGCGCCCGCGCCCGCACGCGTACGCCGCAGGGGCCGCTGGACGCCGTACTGGCTGCTGCTGCCCGGCCTCCTGTGGCTGCTCGTGTTCTTCGCGCTGCCGATGGTCTACCAGGCGTCGACGTCCGTGCAGACCGGCTCCCTGGAGGAGGGCTACCGGGTCACCTGGCACTTCGCGACCTACTGGGACGCCCTCCAGGAGTACTGGCCCCAGTTCCTGCGCTCCGTCCTGTACGCCGCCGCCGCGACCGCCCTGTGCCTCGTCCTGGGCTACCCACTGGCCTACCTGATCGCGTTCCGCGCGGGCCGCTGGCGGGCCCTGATCATGATCCTGGTGATCGCGCCGTTCTTCACCAGTTTCCTGATCCGCACGCTCGCGTGGAAGACGATCCTCTCGGACGGCGGCCCGGTCGTCGGCGCCCTCGGCGCCCTGCACGTCCTGGACGTCACGAGCTGGCTCGGCTGGACCGCGGGCGACCGCGTCCTCGCGACGCCCCTGGCGGTCGTCTGCGGCCTGACGTACAACTTCCTGCCGTTCATGATCCTGCCGCTCTACACGTCCCTGGAACGCATCGACGGACGCCTCCACGAGGCCGCCGGCGACCTGTACGCGCGCCCCTGGACGACGTTCCGGAAGGTCACCTTCCCCCTGTCGATGCCCGGAGTGGTCTCCGGGACGCTGCTGACGTTCATCCCGGCGTCCGGCGACTACGTCAACGCCGAACTGCTCGGCTCGACCGACACCCGCATGATCGGCAACGTCATCCAGACGCAGTTCCTGCGCGTCCTCGACTATCCGACGGCCGCCGCGCTGAGTTTCCTCCTCATGGCCGCGATCCTGCTCATGGTCACGTTCTACATACGCCGCTCCGGGACGGAGGACCTGGTCTAG